In Streptomyces seoulensis, the following are encoded in one genomic region:
- a CDS encoding redoxin domain-containing protein: MHRTVPTSEGPVSVPSPHHEWTVLFFITEPGIGERVPELGGCTTGLCSARDAAARFARAGARVLGVSAHAPGHLAEFAAGRALGYPLIGDEDLSLGRELGVPEVRAEGRALFERAGVVLDRTGAVRSLIHPVHDPDRHAESVLAELDRLASAT, from the coding sequence ATGCACCGCACCGTCCCGACCTCGGAGGGCCCGGTCAGCGTGCCGTCCCCCCACCACGAGTGGACCGTGCTGTTCTTCATCACCGAGCCCGGCATCGGCGAACGCGTGCCCGAACTCGGCGGCTGCACCACGGGGTTGTGCTCCGCGCGGGACGCGGCGGCGCGGTTCGCCCGTGCCGGGGCCCGCGTGCTCGGGGTCAGCGCGCACGCCCCCGGACACCTGGCTGAGTTCGCGGCCGGCCGCGCTCTCGGCTACCCCCTGATCGGGGACGAGGACCTCTCCCTCGGCCGCGAGCTGGGCGTCCCCGAGGTACGCGCCGAAGGCCGCGCGCTGTTCGAGCGGGCCGGGGTCGTCCTCGACCGCACCGGTGCCGTGCGGTCCCTGATCCACCCCGTCCATGACCCGGACCGGCACGCGGAGTCGGTGCTCGCCGAGCTGGACCGGCTCGCTAGCGCGACCTGA